Part of the Lentisphaerota bacterium genome, ATGAACCCGGTAGGGCACGGACGGGAAGGCCGTGTGAAACGCCTTGCCGAGGAGGAAGCTCAACGACCAGCGGATGATCCGCCAGCCGTGGTTGTCCGCGGCCGTGAGGGGCGTGACCTGGGCGTGGGCGATCAGGGGGAAGCCCAGAGAGACGGCGTCGTTGTTGACCATCGCGCCGACGACCGGCAGGCCGTCGGCGGCGATCGGCGGCAGGACATCGCGCACGGGCGTCCCCGCGTCCACGTCGATGTCGGGTTGCCCGGGGAGTTCAATTCGGATGGAGCGCATAGGAACGGTGGCCTGTGGGGTTTTCAATCACGGCGTCGTTGTCACGGAGATTCAAAACAGCCTCCCCAGCATGTCCCGCGCGAGGGCGTCGAGCGGCTCGACCGGTCCGGGAAGATCGCGCAGACACGCGCAGGCGGCGGCGGTGAGGCTGGCGGCCTGCGCGCGCGCCTGGTCGGGTGTGAGGGTATGCAGGCAGGAGAGCTCGTTGGGCTTGCCGGGGCGGCCGTCGGGCGCGTCCAGGATG contains:
- a CDS encoding polyprenyl synthetase family protein, whose product is LFRAAARMGAIAAGADTGLTDRLGDFGSHLGVAFQIIDDILDAPDGRPGKPNELSCLHTLTPDQARAQAASLTAAACACLRDLPGPVEPLDALARDMLGRLF